From the Ferrigenium kumadai genome, one window contains:
- the glyS gene encoding glycine--tRNA ligase subunit beta: protein MTIAKNNLLVELFVEELPPKSLKKLGDSFAETLAASLKAQGLAAADAAVTAYASPRRLAVHVADVAAQAADKSVSQKLMPVAVGLDANGQATPALLKRLAALGADASVVPQLKRAQDGKAEALFFDSVVKGAHLVEGLQKALEDALAKLPIAKVMTYQLADGWSSVNFVRPAHGLVALHGADIVAISTLGLNAGRTTQGHRFEAANATVVLKDADSYAQQLESEGAVVASFAARRAEIVKQLTAAAAKEGLKPIEDDALLDEVTALVERPNVLLGKFEEAFLEVPQECLILTMKANQKYFPLLDANGKLTNKFLIVSNIRPADASLVVGGNERVVRPRLADAKFFFDQDRKKTLASRVEGLGKVVYHNKLGTQGERVERVRQIALMIGNELGGEALAGQAQQAATLAKADLLTDMVGEFPELQGIMGRYYAQHDGLSDDVSYAIEDHYKPRFAGDELPRNMVGICVSLADKLETLAGLFSIGQVPTGDKDPFALRRHALGVIRILIAKDLPLQLETLLFYAFGFFSEKSVEATNQLTSFIYERLAGLLREQGYTAQEVDAVLSLRPQQLSEVAQRLAAVRAFAALSEAAALAAANKRVGNILKKVEGAVSDKVDVAVLQEAAEQALHQALGEIAPKADAAFAAGDYTASLQALAALRAPVDAFFDNVMVNAEDEKLRTNRLALLAQLQQAMNRVADISKLAA, encoded by the coding sequence ATGACGATTGCCAAGAATAATCTGCTGGTCGAACTGTTCGTCGAGGAGCTGCCGCCCAAGTCGCTGAAGAAGCTGGGCGACAGCTTTGCCGAAACATTGGCTGCGAGCTTGAAGGCACAAGGCCTTGCTGCTGCCGATGCCGCCGTGACTGCCTATGCTTCTCCGCGCCGCCTTGCGGTTCATGTCGCCGATGTGGCGGCGCAGGCGGCGGACAAATCGGTTTCGCAAAAGCTGATGCCTGTCGCCGTCGGTCTGGATGCCAACGGCCAGGCGACGCCCGCACTGCTGAAGCGCCTCGCCGCGCTGGGTGCGGATGCCTCGGTGGTGCCGCAATTGAAGCGCGCACAGGACGGCAAGGCCGAGGCGCTGTTTTTCGACAGCGTGGTGAAAGGTGCGCACCTGGTCGAAGGGCTGCAGAAGGCGCTGGAAGATGCACTCGCCAAACTGCCCATCGCCAAGGTGATGACCTACCAGTTGGCCGACGGCTGGAGCAGCGTGAACTTCGTGCGCCCCGCGCATGGATTGGTCGCGCTGCACGGCGCGGACATCGTGGCGATTTCTACGCTGGGTTTGAATGCCGGGCGGACGACGCAAGGTCACCGCTTCGAGGCCGCTAACGCGACTGTGGTGCTGAAGGATGCGGACAGCTATGCGCAGCAACTGGAAAGCGAAGGCGCAGTCGTTGCGAGCTTCGCTGCGCGTCGTGCGGAGATCGTCAAGCAACTGACAGCCGCTGCCGCGAAGGAAGGATTGAAGCCCATCGAGGACGATGCGCTGCTGGACGAAGTGACCGCGCTGGTCGAGCGTCCCAACGTGCTGCTCGGCAAGTTCGAGGAGGCATTCCTTGAAGTGCCTCAGGAATGCCTGATCCTGACCATGAAGGCGAACCAGAAATACTTCCCTCTGCTGGACGCGAACGGCAAGCTCACCAACAAGTTCCTCATCGTGTCGAACATCCGTCCGGCGGATGCGAGCCTGGTGGTCGGCGGCAACGAGCGCGTGGTGCGTCCGCGCCTCGCCGACGCGAAGTTCTTCTTCGACCAGGATCGCAAGAAGACGCTGGCGTCCCGCGTGGAAGGCTTGGGCAAAGTGGTCTATCACAACAAGCTCGGCACACAGGGCGAGCGCGTGGAGCGGGTGCGACAAATCGCGTTGATGATAGGCAATGAACTCGGCGGCGAAGCGCTTGCTGGGCAAGCACAACAGGCTGCTACTCTGGCTAAGGCCGACCTGCTCACCGACATGGTGGGCGAGTTTCCCGAGTTGCAGGGCATCATGGGACGCTACTATGCGCAGCACGACGGCCTTTCCGACGATGTCTCTTATGCGATTGAAGACCACTACAAGCCGCGCTTTGCGGGCGACGAACTGCCTCGCAACATGGTTGGCATTTGCGTGTCGCTCGCTGACAAGCTGGAGACATTGGCGGGCTTGTTCAGCATCGGTCAGGTCCCAACCGGCGACAAGGATCCGTTCGCGTTGCGCCGCCATGCGTTGGGTGTGATCCGTATTCTGATCGCAAAGGATTTGCCGCTGCAACTCGAGACGTTGCTGTTCTACGCGTTCGGTTTCTTCAGTGAAAAATCTGTCGAAGCGACTAATCAACTGACGAGCTTCATTTATGAACGACTCGCGGGCTTGCTGCGCGAGCAGGGGTACACCGCTCAGGAAGTCGATGCGGTCCTGTCCCTGCGCCCGCAGCAGTTGAGCGAAGTTGCACAACGGCTTGCCGCAGTGCGCGCCTTCGCCGCGTTGTCTGAAGCCGCCGCGCTGGCCGCGGCCAACAAGCGTGTCGGCAATATCCTGAAGAAGGTCGAGGGAGCGGTGAGCGACAAGGTCGATGTTGCCGTGCTGCAAGAAGCCGCAGAGCAGGCGTTGCATCAGGCGTTGGGCGAGATCGCGCCCAAGGCCGATGCCGCTTTTGCCGCAGGCGATTACACCGCCTCGCTGCAGGCGCTCGCTGCGTTGCGTGCGCCGGTGGATGCCTTCTTCGACAACGTGATGGTGAATGCCGAGGACGAAAAGTTGCGCACCAACCGCCTCGCGCTGCTGGCGCAGTTGCAGCAGGCGATGAACCGCGTTGCGGATATTTCCAAACTGGCAGCCTGA
- the glyQ gene encoding glycine--tRNA ligase subunit alpha — MPTKSESSPKLSQGLSFQQIILTLQKYWDKQGCALLQPYDMEVGAGTSHTATFLRSLGPEPWKAAYVQPSRRPKDGRYGENPNRLQHYYQFQVVLKPAPANILDLYLGSLEALGFDLKQNDIRFVEDDWENPTLGAWGLGWEVWLNGMEVTQFTYFQQVGGIDCKPITGEITYGLERLAMYLQGVENVYDLTWTEGVSYGDVYHQNEVEQSTYNFEHSNVEFLLQAFGAHEGNAKHLMEQQLALPAYEQVLKAAHTFNLLDARGAISVTERAAYIGRIRNLARSVAQSYLDSRARLGFPMAPKEWADEVIAQLDNKKKAA, encoded by the coding sequence ATGCCTACCAAAAGTGAGTCTTCACCGAAGCTGAGCCAAGGGCTCAGCTTTCAGCAAATCATCCTGACCCTGCAGAAATACTGGGACAAGCAGGGCTGCGCGCTGCTGCAGCCTTACGACATGGAAGTCGGCGCGGGCACTTCGCACACCGCCACCTTCCTGCGCTCGCTCGGCCCGGAGCCCTGGAAAGCCGCTTACGTGCAGCCTTCCCGCCGCCCCAAGGACGGCCGCTACGGCGAGAATCCTAACCGCCTGCAGCACTACTACCAGTTCCAGGTGGTGCTGAAGCCAGCTCCCGCCAACATCCTCGACCTGTATCTCGGCTCGCTGGAAGCGCTGGGTTTCGACCTCAAGCAGAACGACATCCGCTTCGTCGAGGACGACTGGGAGAACCCGACGCTGGGCGCGTGGGGTCTGGGCTGGGAGGTATGGCTGAACGGCATGGAAGTCACGCAGTTCACCTATTTCCAGCAGGTCGGCGGCATCGACTGCAAGCCGATCACCGGCGAGATCACCTACGGCCTCGAGCGCCTCGCGATGTACCTGCAGGGCGTGGAGAACGTCTACGACCTGACTTGGACCGAGGGTGTGTCCTACGGCGACGTGTACCACCAGAACGAGGTCGAGCAATCGACCTACAACTTCGAGCACAGCAACGTCGAATTCCTGCTGCAGGCCTTCGGGGCGCATGAAGGCAACGCCAAACACCTGATGGAGCAGCAACTCGCGCTGCCCGCCTACGAGCAGGTGCTGAAGGCCGCGCACACCTTCAACCTGCTGGATGCGCGCGGCGCGATCTCGGTGACCGAGCGAGCCGCCTACATCGGCCGCATCCGCAACCTGGCGCGCAGCGTCGCGCAGAGTTATCTCGACAGCCGCGCACGCCTGGGCTTCCCGATGGCACCGAAGGAATGGGCCGACGAAGTGATTGCGCAACTCGATAACAAGAAGAAGGCTGCCTGA
- a CDS encoding GIY-YIG nuclease family protein, giving the protein MSWVCYLLRCADGTLYCGITNDLDKRLAAHNAGIAAKYTRTRGPVELAYMERCPDKSAALKREMAIKQLTRAEKLALIDSGSIVAA; this is encoded by the coding sequence GTGAGCTGGGTCTGCTACCTGCTGCGCTGCGCCGACGGCACCCTGTATTGCGGCATCACCAACGATCTCGACAAGCGCCTTGCGGCGCATAACGCCGGGATCGCGGCGAAGTACACCCGCACGCGCGGGCCGGTCGAACTGGCGTACATGGAGCGCTGCCCTGACAAGTCCGCCGCGCTGAAGCGCGAGATGGCGATCAAGCAACTGACCCGTGCGGAGAAACTGGCGTTGATCGACTCCGGCTCGATAGTCGCAGCCTGA
- the lnt gene encoding apolipoprotein N-acyltransferase, which translates to MFKKYQSLIAAFAAGLVCVLGFAPFGLFPVPVLALAVLFVLWARAATPRAAGWLGFAFGFGLFTAGIGWIYVALHDYGGMPLWLALPATLLFAAFLALFPALAGFVQARFPAWRGAVFWSPEEEKRPHPDVTFRIPVQVALGVLMPAAWVLVEWVRGLIFTGFPWLTLGYAHSDSSLAGYAPVLGVYGVSLVAAVSAGLLTTLWLERWNRQGRIALAVLVVLWVGGAALRSVAWTQPQGEPFGVALVQGNIAQDIKFNQDALVGTLETYRRLVTQGEARLTVLPETAFPLLREEVPPSLVEQLRQHARMNDGDMLVGAFEHDEKGFYNSVFTLGSAEEQHYRKEHLVPFGEFIPLRYVLGPLINDVLNIPMGDLARGGERQKPLEVAGQRVAVNICYEDVFGEEIIRALPQATLLVNVTNDAWYGDSYAAEQHNQIAQLRALETGRMMLRATNTGVTSIIGADGKVLKKLPQHEEGVLSGTAQGYEGITPYVRLGNTGVVLLLIGLLAYAWMRREPLPEKGTAGEQG; encoded by the coding sequence ATGTTCAAAAAATATCAATCCCTGATCGCCGCCTTCGCCGCCGGTTTGGTGTGCGTGCTTGGCTTCGCGCCGTTCGGCCTGTTTCCCGTGCCGGTGCTGGCGCTCGCCGTGCTGTTCGTTTTGTGGGCACGCGCCGCTACACCTCGCGCAGCAGGATGGCTGGGCTTCGCGTTCGGCTTCGGCTTGTTCACCGCGGGCATCGGCTGGATCTACGTCGCGCTGCACGATTACGGCGGCATGCCGCTGTGGCTGGCTTTGCCCGCGACGCTGCTGTTTGCTGCTTTCCTCGCCTTATTCCCTGCGCTGGCGGGTTTCGTGCAGGCGCGTTTTCCGGCCTGGAGGGGCGCGGTGTTCTGGAGTCCAGAAGAGGAAAAGCGCCCGCACCCCGATGTGACGTTCCGCATCCCCGTGCAGGTCGCGCTGGGCGTGCTGATGCCCGCGGCGTGGGTGTTGGTGGAGTGGGTGCGCGGCCTGATCTTCACCGGCTTCCCGTGGCTGACGCTGGGCTATGCCCACAGCGATAGCTCGCTCGCAGGTTATGCGCCGGTGCTTGGTGTGTATGGTGTGTCGCTGGTGGCGGCGGTCAGCGCCGGTTTGCTGACCACGCTTTGGCTGGAACGCTGGAACCGGCAGGGGCGCATCGCCCTGGCGGTGCTCGTTGTGTTGTGGGTCGGCGGTGCGGCCTTGCGTAGCGTCGCGTGGACGCAGCCGCAAGGCGAGCCGTTCGGCGTGGCGCTGGTGCAGGGCAACATCGCGCAGGACATCAAGTTCAACCAGGACGCACTGGTCGGCACGCTGGAGACCTACCGCCGCCTGGTGACACAGGGCGAGGCGCGACTGACCGTCCTGCCCGAGACGGCATTCCCGCTGCTGCGCGAAGAAGTGCCGCCCAGCCTGGTCGAGCAATTGCGTCAGCATGCGAGGATGAACGACGGTGACATGCTGGTAGGCGCATTCGAGCACGACGAGAAGGGGTTCTATAACAGCGTGTTCACGCTGGGCTCGGCGGAAGAACAGCACTACCGCAAGGAGCACCTGGTGCCATTCGGAGAATTCATTCCGTTGCGCTACGTCCTGGGGCCGCTAATCAACGACGTGCTGAACATCCCGATGGGCGACCTTGCCCGCGGCGGCGAGCGCCAGAAACCGCTGGAAGTCGCGGGGCAGCGTGTCGCCGTGAACATCTGTTACGAAGACGTGTTCGGCGAAGAGATCATCCGTGCCCTGCCGCAGGCCACGCTGCTGGTCAACGTCACCAACGATGCCTGGTACGGAGACTCCTATGCCGCCGAACAGCACAACCAGATCGCGCAACTGCGCGCGCTCGAGACCGGTCGCATGATGCTGCGCGCCACCAACACCGGCGTGACCTCCATCATCGGCGCGGACGGCAAGGTGCTGAAAAAACTTCCCCAGCATGAGGAGGGCGTGCTGTCCGGCACGGCGCAGGGCTACGAAGGCATCACGCCCTACGTGCGCCTGGGCAATACCGGAGTGGTATTGCTGCTGATCGGCCTGCTGGCCTACGCATGGATGAGGCGCGAGCCTTTGCCGGAAAAAGGCACGGCGGGGGAGCAGGGGTGA
- a CDS encoding pseudouridine synthase has translation MEKVRLSKRMSELGLCSRREADSYIEKGWVQVDGETVSELGSKVYPHQQITLRNAAQASQQQRVTILLNKPIGYVSGQAEHNYKPASTLLDASTRWAEDTSPLRFHRSQLVGLAPAGRLDIDSTGLLVLTQDGRIAKQLIGEDSKVDKEYLVRVQGKLEGGGLALLNHGLKLDGEYLKPAKVTWQNEDQLRFVLREGKKRQIRRMCELVGLKVTGLKRIRIGKVKLGNLPLGQWRYLGENEQF, from the coding sequence ATGGAAAAAGTCCGCCTCTCCAAACGCATGTCCGAACTCGGTCTGTGCTCGCGCCGCGAAGCCGACAGTTACATCGAAAAGGGCTGGGTGCAGGTGGACGGCGAAACGGTCAGTGAACTAGGCAGCAAGGTCTATCCGCACCAGCAGATAACCCTTCGCAACGCGGCACAAGCGTCGCAGCAGCAGCGCGTGACCATCCTGCTCAACAAGCCCATCGGCTATGTCTCCGGACAGGCCGAGCACAACTACAAACCGGCAAGCACCCTGCTGGATGCCTCGACGCGCTGGGCCGAAGACACTTCGCCGCTGCGCTTCCATCGCAGCCAGCTGGTGGGGCTCGCCCCTGCAGGCCGCCTCGACATCGACTCGACCGGCCTGCTGGTGCTCACGCAGGACGGTCGCATCGCCAAGCAGCTGATCGGCGAAGATTCCAAAGTGGACAAGGAATACCTGGTGCGCGTACAGGGCAAGCTGGAGGGCGGCGGGCTGGCGCTGCTCAACCACGGCCTCAAACTGGACGGCGAATATCTCAAACCCGCGAAGGTGACCTGGCAGAACGAGGACCAGCTGCGCTTCGTGCTGCGCGAAGGCAAGAAACGCCAGATCCGCCGCATGTGCGAACTGGTCGGATTGAAGGTGACCGGCCTGAAACGCATCCGCATCGGCAAGGTAAAGCTGGGAAATCTGCCGCTGGGGCAGTGGCGCTACCTGGGCGAGAACGAGCAGTTCTGA
- a CDS encoding HlyC/CorC family transporter — MDSPESNKPSLLERLSALLLREPEDREQLVKLLHSAYEHNLLDADALSMMEGVLQVSERPVREIMIPRAQMDVIDISESPEKFIPFVIETAHSRFPVIDGDKDNIIGILLAKDLLRYYAGEEFNVRDMLRPAVFVPESKRLNVLLRDFRSNRNHIALVADEYGGVSGMVTIEDVLEQIVGDIEDEYDFDEDEDNIIPDGAGNWRVKADTKIADFNEVLGTEFSDEECDTVGGLVLKAAGQLPKRGAHIHLGDLTFTVLRADSRRLYSLLVERKKTEEVL, encoded by the coding sequence ATGGACTCACCCGAGAGTAACAAACCCAGCCTGTTAGAACGCCTTTCCGCACTGTTGCTGCGCGAACCTGAAGACCGCGAGCAACTGGTCAAACTGCTGCACTCCGCCTACGAACACAATCTGCTCGACGCCGACGCGCTGTCCATGATGGAAGGCGTGCTGCAGGTGTCCGAGCGACCGGTGCGCGAGATCATGATCCCGCGCGCTCAGATGGACGTCATCGACATCAGCGAGTCGCCCGAGAAGTTCATCCCCTTCGTGATCGAGACCGCACACTCGCGTTTCCCCGTCATCGACGGCGACAAGGACAACATCATCGGCATCCTGCTGGCGAAGGACCTGCTGCGCTATTACGCGGGCGAGGAGTTCAACGTGCGTGACATGCTGCGCCCGGCTGTGTTCGTGCCCGAGTCCAAACGCCTGAACGTGCTGCTGCGCGACTTCCGCAGCAACCGAAACCACATCGCACTGGTGGCGGACGAATACGGCGGTGTGTCCGGGATGGTGACCATCGAGGACGTGCTGGAACAGATCGTCGGCGACATCGAGGACGAATACGATTTCGACGAGGATGAGGACAACATCATCCCTGATGGCGCAGGTAACTGGCGCGTCAAGGCCGACACCAAGATCGCCGACTTCAACGAGGTCCTCGGCACCGAATTCAGCGACGAGGAATGCGACACGGTGGGAGGACTGGTGCTCAAGGCTGCCGGGCAGCTGCCCAAGCGCGGTGCGCACATCCATCTCGGCGACCTGACCTTCACCGTGCTGCGCGCCGACAGCCGCAGGCTGTATTCGCTGCTGGTCGAGCGCAAGAAGACCGAAGAGGTCCTGTAG
- the ybeY gene encoding rRNA maturation RNase YbeY, translated as MHKTTLPKLSLAVQYASESAHLPTRPQFRRWVKAALQRDVSLTLRIVDEVEGRELNKGYRGKDYPTNVLTFVYDDELLYGDVIVCAPVVEREAREQHKDLLAHYAHMTIHALLHLQGYDHENDADAAEMEALETRLMLKLRHPDPYQET; from the coding sequence ATGCATAAGACTACGCTACCCAAACTCTCCCTGGCCGTGCAATACGCCAGCGAATCGGCGCATCTGCCGACTCGGCCGCAGTTCCGTCGCTGGGTCAAGGCTGCGCTGCAGCGCGACGTGAGCCTGACGCTGCGTATTGTCGACGAGGTCGAGGGGCGCGAACTGAACAAGGGGTATCGCGGCAAGGACTATCCGACCAATGTGTTGACGTTCGTTTATGACGATGAGCTGCTGTACGGCGATGTGATCGTCTGCGCGCCCGTGGTGGAGCGCGAGGCGCGAGAGCAGCATAAGGATCTGCTGGCGCACTATGCGCACATGACCATCCATGCGCTGCTGCACCTGCAGGGCTACGACCATGAGAACGATGCCGATGCCGCCGAGATGGAAGCGCTGGAAACGCGGCTGATGTTAAAATTGCGCCACCCCGATCCTTATCAGGAAACTTAA
- a CDS encoding PhoH family protein, producing the protein MNTEIHTLQFALEPLDNQRLAHLCGPLDENLRQIETALEVTIARRGEHFSVQGAQAELAREVLQDFYREAKHDITLERLQLGLIEAMKWRTEPQPSNDFIPLLMTRKAEIRGRTPRQNSYLQAIQEHDITFGVGPAGTGKTYLAVACAVDALQRETVRRLVLVRPAVEAGEKLGFLPGDLTQKVDPYLRPLYDALYDLMGLEKVSRAFERGVIEIAPLAYMRGRTLNHSFIILDEAQNTTPEQMKMFLTRIGFGSKAVITGDVTQIDLARGQKSGLVEARHVLEDVRGIAFSEFLAEDVVRHPLVQKIVTAYERYEEKRNA; encoded by the coding sequence ATGAATACAGAGATCCATACGTTGCAATTCGCACTCGAGCCGCTGGACAACCAGCGGCTGGCGCACCTGTGCGGCCCGCTGGACGAAAACCTGCGCCAAATCGAGACGGCGCTGGAAGTTACCATCGCACGGCGCGGCGAGCACTTCAGCGTGCAGGGCGCGCAGGCGGAACTGGCACGCGAGGTGCTGCAGGATTTCTACCGCGAGGCGAAGCACGACATCACGCTGGAGCGTCTGCAGCTCGGATTGATCGAGGCGATGAAGTGGCGCACCGAACCCCAGCCTTCCAATGACTTCATTCCGTTGCTGATGACGCGCAAGGCCGAGATTCGCGGGCGCACGCCGCGCCAGAATAGTTATCTGCAGGCGATACAGGAACATGACATCACCTTCGGCGTCGGTCCGGCCGGCACCGGCAAGACCTATCTCGCCGTGGCCTGTGCAGTGGATGCGCTGCAGCGCGAGACGGTGCGCCGTCTGGTGTTGGTTCGGCCGGCGGTCGAGGCCGGCGAGAAACTCGGCTTCCTGCCCGGCGACCTTACGCAGAAAGTCGATCCTTATCTGCGTCCGTTGTACGACGCGTTGTACGACTTGATGGGGTTGGAGAAGGTCAGCCGCGCCTTCGAGCGCGGCGTGATCGAGATCGCACCGCTGGCCTACATGCGCGGGCGCACGCTGAACCACTCATTCATCATCCTCGACGAGGCACAGAACACCACGCCGGAACAGATGAAGATGTTCCTGACCCGCATCGGTTTCGGCAGCAAGGCGGTCATCACCGGCGACGTCACGCAGATCGACCTGGCGCGCGGACAGAAAAGCGGGCTGGTCGAGGCGCGCCACGTGCTGGAGGATGTGCGCGGCATCGCGTTCAGCGAATTCCTCGCCGAGGATGTGGTGCGCCATCCTCTGGTGCAGAAGATCGTTACGGCCTATGAGCGCTATGAAGAGAAAAGAAATGCATAA
- the miaB gene encoding tRNA (N6-isopentenyl adenosine(37)-C2)-methylthiotransferase MiaB: MLTKLYIKTYGCQMNEYDSDKMADVLRACEGMEQTDKPEEADVILFNTCSIREKAEEKVFSDLGRVRPLKQAKPGLLIGVGGCVASQEGEAIVKRAPYVDVVFGPQTLHRLPQLLQARRETGLPQVDISFPEIEKFDHLPSAETASGAAFVAIMEGCSKYCTFCVVPYTRGEEVSRPFADVMRDVEELVAQGVKEITLLGQNVNAYRGAIDDGDDIVDFAFLLQAIAALDGVERLRYTTSHPKEMTRRLIDVYANTPKLVSHLHLPVQSGSDRVLAAMKRGHTVLEYKSIIRQVRAARPDISITSDFIVGFPGETEQDFEATMKLIEEVGFDVSFSYLYSPRPGTPAAELHDDTPHEVKAARLKRLQDRITELENEVAQAMLGTVQRVLVEGTSKKDAQELAGRTDNNRVVNFRGSPDITRSQAMIGRFVEVKITEVVRHTLRGELVLSAS, translated from the coding sequence GTGTTAACGAAACTCTATATAAAGACCTACGGTTGCCAGATGAACGAGTATGACTCGGACAAGATGGCGGATGTCCTGCGTGCCTGCGAGGGCATGGAGCAGACCGACAAGCCGGAAGAGGCCGACGTCATCCTGTTCAATACCTGCTCGATCCGCGAGAAGGCCGAGGAAAAGGTGTTTTCCGATCTGGGGCGCGTGCGTCCGCTGAAACAGGCAAAACCGGGCCTGCTGATCGGCGTGGGCGGCTGCGTGGCGAGCCAAGAGGGCGAGGCCATCGTCAAGCGCGCGCCCTATGTGGACGTGGTGTTCGGCCCGCAGACGCTGCATCGACTGCCGCAGCTCCTTCAGGCGCGGCGCGAAACCGGGCTGCCGCAGGTGGATATCAGCTTCCCCGAGATCGAGAAGTTCGATCATCTGCCGTCAGCAGAAACGGCATCCGGCGCGGCTTTCGTTGCCATCATGGAGGGCTGCAGCAAGTATTGCACATTCTGTGTGGTGCCCTATACGCGTGGCGAGGAAGTGTCGCGCCCGTTTGCCGACGTGATGCGTGACGTGGAGGAGTTGGTCGCTCAGGGCGTGAAGGAGATCACCCTGCTGGGCCAGAATGTGAACGCCTACCGCGGCGCGATCGACGACGGCGACGACATAGTGGATTTCGCGTTCCTGTTGCAGGCCATCGCGGCGCTGGATGGTGTGGAGCGTCTGCGCTACACCACCTCGCATCCCAAGGAAATGACGCGGCGACTGATCGATGTTTACGCGAACACGCCCAAGCTGGTCAGTCATCTGCACCTGCCGGTGCAGTCCGGTTCGGATCGAGTTCTGGCGGCGATGAAACGCGGCCACACCGTGCTGGAATACAAATCCATTATTCGCCAGGTGCGTGCGGCGCGTCCCGACATCAGCATCACTTCGGATTTTATCGTCGGATTTCCAGGCGAGACCGAGCAGGATTTCGAGGCAACGATGAAGCTGATCGAGGAGGTTGGCTTCGACGTCAGTTTCAGTTACCTGTATAGCCCGCGTCCAGGAACGCCTGCTGCCGAGCTGCACGATGATACCCCGCATGAGGTGAAGGCTGCGCGCCTGAAGCGCTTGCAGGATCGCATCACGGAACTGGAAAATGAAGTCGCGCAAGCGATGTTGGGCACAGTACAGCGCGTGCTGGTCGAGGGCACATCGAAGAAAGATGCACAGGAGCTGGCGGGGCGCACCGACAACAACCGCGTGGTGAATTTTCGCGGCTCGCCCGATATAACCAGATCGCAGGCCATGATCGGCCGCTTCGTCGAGGTGAAGATCACCGAGGTGGTGAGACACACATTGCGTGGTGAGTTAGTATTGAGCGCATCTTGA
- a CDS encoding SPOR domain-containing protein, whose translation MRTLFWILLLGNVIFFAVMQWGGLMAGDEQAAQPQPPLNAEKIRLADMPQSAPVAALPASVPASAPVAVPAPVEVTPALRASTKLDMLACMEWGEFSGADLKRATAALGALRLGDRLNQRQVEQSIGYWVYIPPLKDKAAVAQKIAQLKARGIEEYFVVPDAGPWLHAISLGVFKTQEAAQSFLEGLRAKDVRSAQIGERASKLKMTVFVLNGLDGTAEAKLTAMQKDFSGSELKKVPCALTR comes from the coding sequence ATGAGGACGTTATTCTGGATTCTGTTGCTGGGGAATGTGATTTTCTTCGCGGTGATGCAGTGGGGCGGGCTGATGGCTGGCGACGAACAGGCGGCGCAGCCGCAACCCCCGCTGAATGCTGAGAAGATCCGCCTGGCGGATATGCCGCAGAGCGCGCCAGTCGCAGCCTTACCGGCCTCTGTTCCCGCCTCGGCGCCTGTGGCAGTCCCGGCGCCGGTCGAAGTGACACCGGCCCTTCGCGCATCGACCAAGCTCGATATGCTGGCCTGCATGGAATGGGGGGAGTTTTCAGGCGCGGACTTGAAACGGGCGACGGCGGCCTTAGGGGCCTTGCGGCTTGGGGATCGGCTGAATCAGCGCCAGGTCGAACAAAGCATCGGCTATTGGGTGTACATCCCCCCGCTCAAGGACAAAGCTGCGGTCGCGCAGAAGATCGCACAGCTCAAGGCGCGCGGCATCGAGGAGTATTTTGTCGTGCCGGATGCGGGACCCTGGTTGCATGCCATTTCGCTCGGTGTATTCAAGACTCAGGAGGCGGCGCAGAGCTTCCTGGAAGGGCTGCGCGCCAAGGATGTGCGCTCGGCCCAGATCGGTGAGCGCGCCAGCAAACTCAAGATGACCGTATTTGTGCTGAATGGGCTGGATGGCACAGCTGAAGCCAAATTGACGGCGATGCAGAAGGATTTTTCCGGAAGCGAGCTAAAGAAAGTGCCATGTGCATTGACAAGGTAG